In Ornithodoros turicata isolate Travis chromosome 1, ASM3712646v1, whole genome shotgun sequence, the DNA window GATTGGCAAACTGAGAAACGAACCGGGTCATCGTGTTGCAGAACACAAATttatggtgccgaaacccgggaattCCACTGAGATACCGACTAGAGAGGGTGGATTGAGCATCAACAACGATGGATCGTCTAAAGCAAAAACGAGGAGTTCTACGTACAGCAGTGACGAAGCTTATCAATGAAATCGACGTGTTACTGGGAGCACCTACTACAACGACGGGTGAGCTTTGCACAAAACTTGATCTTTTGAAGTTAAAAGAAGAGACTCTGAAGTCTTTAGACAACTCTATCGAGGCTCTTGTGGTGGACGAAGACTTCGCTGATGAGATTCAGACAGTCTTTTCTTACGAAGAAAAAATATGTGTAACGAAATCAAAAATTTGTCAGAAACTGAATGCGCATGAGAGACCACCTGAAGTACAACCGGAGTCCACAACGGGCACGCAACAAACACGGGCAAGAAACCCCACTGATACCAGGGTGAAACTACCAAAGTTAGAAGTACCGAAGTTCAACGGAGAACTTACGCTTTGGACGACGTTTTGGGATCAGTTCGAATCCAGTATTCATACAAACGAAACTTTGCACAAAGTTGACAAGTTCAAGTACCTTAAGAGCTACTTGACTGGCAAAGCAGCTACCGCTATTAGCGGGCTGCCTCTTACCAACGAGAACTACGATGCTGCGATAGACATTTTGAAACAACGTTTCAACCAGAAGCAACTTATTGTCGACCAACATCTAGACCGGTTGTTGAATCTGCCAAAGGTTAACGATGCACAGAATTCCGTTCGACTTCGGGAACTATATGATGAGATCCAAGTAAGGATACGAAGTCTACGGGCTCTTGATGTCGACCCGAAAGATTACGGAGTCATGCTGATGACTGTGTTACGGAAGGTCATACCAAAAGAGGTGACTTTAGACTACAATCGCAAGTACGCGGGAGGTACCCCCGAAGGCAAAGAAGAAATTGAGAATTTTCTAGATTTTCTCAAAGTCGAAGTGGAAAGTCGAGAGAAGGACATGTCGTCAATCGACAAGCGCATGGAAGGCGGACGCCATAGCACGGAACGAAGGGACACAAGGCGACCTTTCGAGCGGCAAACGACCGGAGCCTTGGCGACTGGAGTGACAGTTCGACAGTCAGACTGTGTTTTATGCAAAGCAACTGACCATACTCTAGAAAACTGCAACGGCAACCTCGCGGTTGAAGACAAGAAAGCTTTACTTTCGCGAGAAGGTCGCTGCTTCAAGTGCGGAAAGCGGTATCACCGATCAAGAGGCTGCAGAACCGCTCCTCGTCTAAAATGCTCACACTGTGGTGGGCATCATCTCACGGTACTATGTGAACAGCCCTTGAAGAGACAAGGCAATGAAGAACCCAGGAATTCTCGTTTGGGTGTGTTGTCATCTACCATGTCAGAGTCCGAAATCAACAGAGACAGCGGCACGATCCTTCTACTGACAGCTCGGGTATGGGCAGAAACTAACGCAAAGCGACAGTTTGTGAGGATAATGCTTGACGGAGGAAGTCAAAGGACATTTATTAAGGAGTCCCTTTCACATCTGCTTGACTGCGAATCAGTAGGGGAGGAGGTGTTGACGATATGCGCCTTCGGTTGTAGACCGTTGAAAAGAAGGTGTCGTCGTGTTAAAGTTTGGCTTCGCAGCCAATATTCCCGCAAAGAAGTGTGTGTTGAAGCACTGGAAACACCTGATATTTCAGCTAATGTGCTACACCCACCTGATTGTAATCTAACACGAACTCTAGCCGAGAGAGGCATGCAGGTGGCCGACGTTGTACTTACGGGCATAACCTGTAATAGCGAGGTCCAGATCCTCATTGGTGCAGATTCCTACTGGGCAGTAGTGACAGGCGAGACGGAACCAATCACAGACAAGCTCTTCGCGATTAAAACGATATTCGGCTGGACAGTTCAAGGCCCTACTTCCTCATCGCCGTCTGACAACTTGGACACCAATGTAGGTGTGCTTAGAGTAACAGCGGAAAGCTTTGAAGACGAAACTTCTTCccagctgcgaagattttgggAACTTGAACACATTGGGATTCAGCACAACGAAACCGAATGCAAAGAAGATCATACTAATGAAGTGATGGATCATTTTACTAAAACAATTACGAAGAAAGACGGAAGGTATGAAGTTTCCCTACCTTGGACCACGAAAAAAGACGAGCTACCTTCAAATCTAGAAGTAGCAAAGACAAGACTCATATCGCTAACGAAACGCCTCATGAGAGATAGTGGGGTAATTGAAGAGTACGATGCTGCTATTCGCCTCTACGAACAAAACAGACATGCGGAAAAGATACCAGCGGACGACAACTCGACTAACACTCAGTACTACCTTCCTCATCGAGCCGTGATTCGACGTGAAAGGGACACCACAAAAATAAGGATTGTATTTGATGCTTCGTCTAGTGTCGCTAGCGAACCTTCTCTCAACGATGTTCTTCATGCTGGACCAAATCTGATTCCGGAGGTCCTTCACGTTCTGCTCCGCTTTCGCAGGAACACAGTTGCACTGATCGCTGATATTGAGAGAGCCTTCCTACAGATTTCATTAGCCGAAGCTGACCGCGATGCTTTAAGATTCCTGTGGTACACGACAACACCGAGAGTGGGACAACCATTACCTGACGTTGAAGTTCTGCGTATGACACGGGTCCCATTCGGCGCTACTTCAAGCCCTTTTCTTTTAGCTGGAACTGTGCGACACCATCTACAAACATCGTCTGAAAAGTACCCGAAGACTTGCGAACTCCTCTTAGAGAGTTTCTACGTAGATGACCTGGTAACCAGCGTCGACACAGTTGAAGAAGCACAACAGCTTTGGATGGAATCAGTCATCATTTTTGAAGATTGCTGCATGAGATTACGAAAATGGGCAACCAATGATGAACAGCTGTGTGCAACTCTGCGGCACTACGAAGACGAAAGGCTGATCTCACATCACGAGAGGAAGGTGTTAGGTCTGGTTTGGGACGCGGAAAGTGATACGTTACGAGTTGCGCTAAATTCCGTGATGGACTTTCTGCTGACAGCTAACGTCACCAAGCGTAGCCTGCTTCAAACGGTAGCGCGAATATTCGATCCTCTTGGGATTCTCGCACCATTCGTTATAAAAGCCAAGATCTTGTTCCAACGTGTCTGGCAAAAGGAACTAAGATGGGACGAGAGTCTCCCGCACGACATTCTGGAAGACTGGCAAAAATGGTGTCATGAACTCCCAAAAGCCGATGAAATATGGATTCCAAGGAGCATTAAAAGTACGGCGCAAGTACTCAGCCAATCCGTACACGTATTCTGCGACGCCAGTTTACAGGCATACGGAGCGGTCGCCTACATCAGGAGCCAATATGCCGACGGATCATGCACCGTTCAACTTTTGTTGTCGAAAACCAGAGTTGCTCCTTTGAAAAGCATCACATTACCACGTCTGGAACTGCTCGGAGCTCTGCTAGGGACTCGCCTTTGCAACTATGTCAACCAGAGCTTCAGCGACATTGTTAAGGCCACACTCTGGACTGATTCTATGATTGTACTTTACTGGGTACAGGGTCAAGCACAACGCTACAAGCCCTTTGTGGCCAACAGAATCTCTGAAATACAAAGTCACAGGAATCTTTCAGATTGGCGATACTGTCCTGGAAAAGAAAATCCAGCAGATCTTCTTACACGTGGCGTAAACGTTGAATACTTGAAGGCAAGAAGTGTCTGGTGGGAAGGACCGCCATGGCTGAAGGAAACAGAAGCGAGCTGGCCGAAGCTGGTTGACGTGCGCGGAATGCTAGGAGAAAACTTCCGTGACGAAGAAGTCAAGACAACATACGTCATGCTCCTGCCATCTCGTCAATTGAAGCCAATTCTAAATCTGAACGACTATTGTTCGCTGGATAAAATCATCAGGGTAACGTCATGGATGTACAGGTTTATACAGAATGCGAGACAGAGAGAGCCTAAAGAAAGGGGCCCCCTCACTACGGAAGAGCTACAGCAGGCCGAAAGGTACTGGATCAAAGAAGTTCAAGAGGAGGTGTTCTCAGAAGAGTTGCAAGCACTGCATTGCTCACAACCAGTGAAATCAATGTCAAGTCTAAGAGACTTCCACCCATATTTGGACCCGAATGGACTTCTACGGATAAAGCGAAGATTACAACGAAGCAACGAAAACGAAGAAGTGAAGCATCCATTGATattaccaaagcagcacactTACACGCGACTACTTATCGAAAAGACGCATCAACGCTTACTGCATTCTGGAGTTCGTGACACGCTCGTTGAGCTAAGAGAACATTATTGGATTATCCAGGGTCGTCAAGCTGTGAAAAGTGCTCTGTACAAGTGCATGTGGTGCAAGCGGCAACGCGCTCAACCGACGTTCCAAGACGTTGCCCCGCTTCCTCCTGATAGGATAAACAGGACTGGACCCTTCGAGGTAACGGGAACAGACTTTGCGGGACCCCTCTTCTACAAGACTGTAGGCAACAACTCAACGAAATGCTACATCGCTCTTTTTACGTGTGCTGTAACAAGAGCGGTACACCTAGAAGTTGTCGACGATCTCACAGCAAACCAATTCCTCATGGCATTTCGCCGGTTCGTAGCCAGAAGGGGATTATGTAAGATTATTTATTCCGACAATGGGCTTGCCTTTAAGCGAGCTTCTAAGGATTTGAAGATCCTCTGGAACAATATACGTAGCCCTGAGGTACTCGCCTACTTTTCCAAAAAATGTATCCACTGGAAATTTATTATCGAGCGAGCAGCATGGTGGGGAGGGTTTTGGGAGAGGATGGTGCGATCAGTGAAGAATACTCTCCGACGATCACTATCAAAAGCTTTACTCCATCATGACGAACTGATCACAATTCTGACCGAGATTGAAGCCATAGTAAATTCTCGACCGCTCACCACTGTTCATGATACACCAGAGGATTCTTCAGTGCTAACTCCTGCTCATTTCCTGGTGGGAAAGAGACTGACGACGTTGCCAACTGACAAGGTGACGTCCACAGCGTCAGACTGGAG includes these proteins:
- the LOC135381418 gene encoding uncharacterized protein LOC135381418 produces the protein MDRLKQKRGVLRTAVTKLINEIDVLLGAPTTTTGELCTKLDLLKLKEETLKSLDNSIEALVVDEDFADEIQTVFSYEEKICVTKSKICQKLNAHERPPEVQPESTTGTQQTRARNPTDTRVKLPKLEVPKFNGELTLWTTFWDQFESSIHTNETLHKVDKFKYLKSYLTGKAATAISGLPLTNENYDAAIDILKQRFNQKQLIVDQHLDRLLNLPKVNDAQNSVRLRELYDEIQVRIRSLRALDVDPKDYGVMLMTVLRKVIPKEVTLDYNRKYAGGTPEGKEEIENFLDFLKVEVESREKDMSSIDKRMEGGRHSTERRDTRRPFERQTTGALATGVTVRQSDCVLCKATDHTLENCNGNLAVEDKKALLSREGRCFKCGKRYHRSRGCRTAPRLKCSHCGGHHLTVLCEQPLKRQGNEEPRNSRLGVLSSTMSESEINRDSGTILLLTARVWAETNAKRQFVRIMLDGGSQRTFIKESLSHLLDCESVGEEVLTICAFGCRPLKRRCRRVKVWLRSQYSRKEVCVEALETPDISANVLHPPDCNLTRTLAERGMQVADVVLTGITCNSEVQILIGADSYWAVVTGETEPITDKLFAIKTIFGWTVQGPTSSSPSDNLDTNVGVLRVTAESFEDETSSQLRRFWELEHIGIQHNETECKEDHTNEVMDHFTKTITKKDGRYEVSLPWTTKKDELPSNLEVAKTRLISLTKRLMRDSGVIEEYDAAIRLYEQNRHAEKIPADDNSTNTQYYLPHRAVIRRERDTTKIRIVFDASSSVASEPSLNDVLHAGPNLIPEVLHVLLRFRRNTVALIADIERAFLQISLAEADRDALRFLWYTTTPRVGQPLPDVEVLRMTRVPFGATSSPFLLAGTVRHHLQTSSEKYPKTCELLLESFYVDDLVTSVDTVEEAQQLWMESVIIFEDCCMRLRKWATNDEQLCATLRHYEDERLISHHERKVLGLVWDAESDTLRVALNSVMDFLLTANVTKRSLLQTVARIFDPLGILAPFVIKAKILFQRVWQKELRWDESLPHDILEDWQKWCHELPKADEIWIPRSIKSTAQVLSQSVHVFCDASLQAYGAVAYIRSQYADGSCTVQLLLSKTRVAPLKSITLPRLELLGALLGTRLCNYVNQSFSDIVKATLWTDSMIVLYWVQGQAQRYKPFVANRISEIQSHRNLSDWRYCPGKENPADLLTRGVNVEYLKARSVWWEGPPWLKETEASWPKLVDVRGMLGENFRDEEVKTTYVMLLPSRQLKPILNLNDYCSLDKIIRVTSWMYRFIQNARQREPKERGPLTTEELQQAERYWIKEVQEEVFSEELQALHCSQPVKSMSSLRDFHPYLDPNGLLRIKRRLQRSNENEEVKHPLILPKQHTYTRLLIEKTHQRLLHSGVRDTLVELREHYWIIQGRQAVKSALYKCMWCKRQRAQPTFQDVAPLPPDRINRTGPFEVTGTDFAGPLFYKTVGNNSTKCYIALFTCAVTRAVHLEVVDDLTANQFLMAFRRFVARRGLCKIIYSDNGLAFKRASKDLKILWNNIRSPEVLAYFSKKCIHWKFIIERAAWWGGFWERMVRSVKNTLRRSLSKALLHHDELITILTEIEAIVNSRPLTTVHDTPEDSSVLTPAHFLVGKRLTTLPTDKVTSTASDWSSLNKSYRRREQLLNSFWTRWRKDYLLQLRSHHTAKRGNAVTLKPGDLVLLMQDRLPRHLWKMCRVDTIIPSADGKVRACTVRLPDGTLLRRPVQLLCPLEIV